TCTTTTAAGACACAGCACTTTGCTGAACCTGATGCTAAAGGGCATTATGGATATGGCGCAAAAGCATGGCTATAATGTTCTTCTTTGCGACAGTATGGACTCTGAAGAAAAGGAATTAAAACACATTACCGCACTGTGCAGGCATCATGTGGACGGTGTTATCTGGGAGCCCGTCAGTGAAAACAGTATTCAATACGAACATTATTTTCAGGAGCAGGATATTGCTGTTTCCTACATTAACTCCTCCCTTCCGGAAGCCTCTCACTGTCTGGATTTTATGCAGATGGGTTATCTTGCTGCCCAAAAGCTTTTAGATTATCGCCATACTCATATTGCATGCCTGACAAAGCCCGGAAGCTTTCGCTCCAAAATGGTATTTGAAGGATTTAAGAAATGTCTTTTTGACAATGAAATTCCCTACTCAGAGGATATGAAGCTTTTCGTTACCGACCCTGACTTTTATACCCAGATTTCCTTGCAGGGCTTTACAGGAATTGTCAGCACCCACTTTGAGGCTGCTCTTTCTCTGTATGAAAAAGTAAAGAGCTTTCATTACCATATTCCTTCCGACTTATCCCTTATAAGTCTTCGGGAGGATGCGGGAGACGCCATCTGTTTTCCCAGAATTTCCTCTCTCCAAATCCCCTACGAGGCTTTCGGAGAAAAAGTCTGCTATCATTTAATTGCAGCCTGCGAAAACTTAAATGAACCTGAATTTACACTCTTTACTTCTGATAATCTCACTTTGGACCATGAAGAAAGCTTAAATGCGCCGCCTTCCTGCCGCTATAAAAAAGTGATTTCCGTAGGAAGCATCAATACGGATATTACACTGACCGTAGACGAGCTCCCAAGCTCCGGCAGTACCACCGTTACTACCGCCTCCTGTATTTCCCTTGGGGGAAAAGGAGCAAATCAGGCCATTGGCGCTGCCCGCCTCGGACGTGAAGTGATTTTAATCGGAAAAATCGGAAATGATTATGACTCCACCGTTATTTATGATACGTTAAAGAAAGAGCATGTGCTGACTCACGGAATACGAAGAAGCTCTGCCTCTGCCACCGGAAAGGCATATATTCACGTACAAAAAGATGCGGAAAGCTGTATTACTGTTCTGCCCGGCGCTAATGAAACCCTGTCTCCTGAGGACATCTTATCAAGAGAACATTTATTTGACGGCTGCGGTTATTGTTTGATTTCCACGGAAATCCCTATGAATACCTGTATACAGGCTGCCAAAACAGCCCATTTCCATCACGCCAAAAACATTGTAAAGCCCGCCACTCTAAAGGCGCTGCCAACTGAGCTTTTGGCAAATGCAGATATTTTCGTTCCCAATAAACGAGAAGCCGCACTTTTATGTCCTTCTGAAAACACAGTAGAAAAGCAGGCTGATTATTTTTACCGTCAAGGCTGTCCTGTGATTATTATCACCTTAGGTCATCAGGGTTCTTACGTAAAAACAGCAGATTTTTCCGGTTATTTTCCTGCTGCCGATTTTCCTTCCATCGACTCTACGGGAGGTGCTGACGCTTTTATTGCTGCTTTTGCTTCTTATTTAACAGAAGGGTATCCTCTTTTGAATGCAGTGAAAATCGCAACTCATGCAGCCGGATTTTGTATTTCCAGAACCGGTGTAGTGCCGGCGCTCATTGACAGAACCTCCTTGGAAAATCATATTAAAATGACAGAACCGACGCTTTTAACTCTAGCATAGTTCTTATGAAAGTAAGGCTGCTACATTAAGTTGTATATTACGAATACTTACACTTGATGCAACAGCCTCATTTTCATTCATTTCTAAATCCACCTTTTTTCGTTTGTATCTTTAAAATGTGCAAACCCTAAAACATATCCTTCTCCGCCCCTTGGTTTGTCATATACAACCACCATTTTTAAAATCGCATTACCATCCGACGATATACAAGGGCTATTTTCCAGCTCACGCTCGTACTTATATTTTGCTAAATTTATATTCAGAGTCTTCTTTTTCTCTATTTGTATCCATGCAATACTTATTAACACGATACCTATAAATATAGCAAGCCATATTATTAAGTATTTTTTCTTAAAATCGTTATATTTGATTATCAATAAAATAAACTTTTCTAAAACATTTTTCTCATATCATACCAGCAAGCTCCTCCGTGTGTTGAGTCTGCCACCCCAAAGTTTTCAAATCCATGACTTCCGTAAAACTTCAGCAAATGTTCTTTACAGGTTAAAATCACACCTTTTTTTCCTCTTTCTTTTGCCGTATCGGAGAGAAAATCCAGCAACTTTCCTGCAATTCCCTGATTTCTGTATGCTTCTCTTACGTCTAATCCAAACACTGTTTGGTAAGCTCCGTCAGGCTTATGCAGTGCCGCATTATGATAAAGCTCGTCCGGTAAAGAGGGCCGGTCTGTCACCGCTCCGTTAATAAAACCGGCAATTTCTCCCTGTACTTCTGCTACGAAAAAACTTTCTAAAAATGTACTCATGCGTTTTTGAATTTCCTCTGCCGAAGCTGCTTCTGCCTTTGGAAAACACTCTGCTTCAATCTGCGCCAATACAGAGGCTTCTTCTAATTTTGCATTTCTGATTGTAATTTCCATATTTTCTCTCTCATCCTCATAAATTCCCATTTTCTGAAAGGCTTCTTCAATAAGCTCTAAAACCTCCTCACTGTCTGCACTGATGGTATGGCAGTGATGACCGGATGTAATATTTGTAAGAGGACGTGATTTTCCTGTGCGAATATCCTCCACAAACTGTTTTACCTGTCTTCTGGAGCTGATTTGCAGGGAAGCTCTTAATTCTCCGTAAATATGGTGCTGTACAAACACATCTATAACTGTGCCTCCGCAGTCTACTACTGCGTTTAATTCTTCTTCTATTTTTTCATCGGTATGACACACCTGAAAAACCCGAACAAATTTCTTTGTTCCCTGACAGATATATCCTCTGTTGGTAGACAGAATTTCACAATCTGCCGCACGCAGTAATGCAATATCCTGTACAATTACCTGTCTGCTTACATGAAAAAGTTCTGCCAGCTTTGTTCCTGATACCGGTTTGTCGCTTTCCGAAATATATTTTAAAATTTCTTTTCTGCGTGTTTCTCCAACCATTCTGAAAAATCCCCTTCCTTCGCTGTATTATACCTCGTGAAGATTTTTTAAGGACAAGTCTAAAATCGGAGAGGAATGTGTCAAAGCCCCGCTGGAAATATAGTCTACGCCGACTTCTACCAGACGTTCAATGTTCTCTTTTGTAACATTACCGGAGCACTCGGTTTCTGCTCTGCCGTCAATGAGCTTCACTGCCTCTTTCATTACCTCCGGCGTCATATTATCCAGCATAATAATGTCTGCTCCGGCTTCTACTGCCTCCTTTACCATCTCCAGATTTTCTGTTTCAATCTCGATTTTACGAACAAAAGGAGCATATTCCTTTGCCATTTCCACTGCTTTTTTCACACTTCCTGCTGCTCCGATATGATTATCCTTCAATAAAATTCCGTCAGAAAGGTTGTATCTGTGATTATAACCGCCGCCGACTTTTACCGCATATTTTTCAAAAATACGCATGTTCGGAGTTGTTTTTCTGGTGTCTAAAAGCTTGATTTTTGTTTCTTTTAAAAGCTCTGCAATCTGATGTGTATAAGTCGCAATTCCGCTCATTCTCTGCAAATAATTCAGCGCAGTACGCTCGCCGGAAAGAAGCACACGGATGTCTCCACGTATTACTCCCAAAAGCTGTTTATTCTTTACCTCATCGCCGTCTTCTGCGTAAAATTCTACCTCTGTTGTCTCATCCAAAAGCTTGAAAACACGCTCAAATACACCCAGTCCGGCAATAATTCCATCCTGCTTGCAAATCAGCTGTACTTCTCCCTGTTTTCTGTTTCGCATAACGGCATTTGTAGTAACATCCTCGCTGCTGATATCTTCCTGTAATGCCATTTTTATCAAATTATCTGCATTTAATTTCATTGTAATATCGTTCATTTTGCCTGTCTCTCTCTTTCTATTTCTTTCAGAATTTCGTTCTTATACACCTCTGCCAGACATTCCTTCTGACTTACAATACACTCTTGTGTCTCTTGATACAGTTTATCAAAATCAGCATCATTTGTCTTGCATTTTTCCCTATTTTTTTCAATATTTTTTGCCGCACGCTCAGCAAAAACCAGACTTTCCAAAAGAGAATTGCTTGCAAGACGGTTAGCGCCGTGCACGCCGTTACAGCTTGTCTCACCTACTGCATACAGACTTTTCATTGTTGTTTTACTGTCTGCATCCACATGAATTCCCCCCATAAAATAGTGCTGGGCAGGAACTACGGGTATCCATTCCTTGGTTACATCATAGCCTTCCTCCAGACATCTTTCATAAATATGAGGAAAATGATTTAAAATCACTTTTTCTCCTAAAACCGTCATATCCAGCCACACATAAGGCTTATTATCCAATTCCATCTGCTTATGGATTTCCTTTGTCATCATGTCTCTTGGAAGCACCTCATTTGCAAAACGTTCTCCTTTTGCATTATATAATTTTGCTCCTTCTCCCCTTACAGACTCCGAAATCAGAAAACGTCTTCCCGGTTTTAAAGAATATAAGGTCGTAGGATGAATTTGAATATAATCAATATTTTCTAATTCCACTTTATGGCGCATAGCGATTGCCAGAGCATCTCCTGTTAAATGGGGATAATTGGTAGAATGTTGATATAAACCTCCAATTCCGCCGCTTGCCAGTATGGTATGCTCTGCCTGAATTCCCATACATTCCTCATTTTCCGTTTCTGCAAGAATTCCCATACAGGTATTGTCCTTCTCGATTAAATCCAGCATGGTGGTATGCTCCATAATTTTTACATTTGGAAGCTTTTTCACAGCCATTAAAAGCTTACTTGTAATTTCCTCTCCGGTAATATCTTCATGGAATAAAATTCTGGCTTTTGAATGACAGCCCTCTCTTGTATAATCCAGCTTTCCGTCACGCTTTGCGAAATCTACTCCGTAAGAAATCAGTTCATTAATGACCTCTCTGGAAGAACGTATCATGATATCCACAGACTCTTTTCGGTTCTCATAGTGCCCCGCTTTTAAGGTGTCTTCCATAAAGCTTTCATAGTCATTTTCGTCTCTTAAAACGCAAATTCCACCCTGCGCCAGATAAGAGTCGCTGTTTTTAAGGTCATCCTTTGTAATCAATATAACCTGCATATCGGAAGGAATATGAAGCGCTGCAAAAAGTCCGCTTGCGCCTGTTCCTACAATCAGCACATCTGCTTTTATCTTATTCATAAAGACACCCCCTACTTTGCCAGCTCCAGCATTTTGTCCAATGCTTTCTGTGCTTTTTCTCTGGTGTCTTCTGTAATTTCCACCTCATATTTTTCTTCTTTTAAGCAGTCACGCACCTTCTCAAGAGTGACTTTTTTCATATCTGCACAACACTGTCCTTGCATAACAGAATAGAAGCTTTTTTCAGGGCATTTTTTCATAAGCTCTGCGAAAACACCGTCCTCTGTGCCAATTAAAAATTCCTTTTTTGAAGACTTTTCTGCATAGCCGATAATGTCCGAAGTGCTTCCGATAAAGTCTGCCTCTGCCAGAATTTCCTCTGTGCATTCCGGATGTGCCAAGAATTCTACCTGTGGGTATTTTGCCTTTGTCTGCCTTACGGTTTCCACTGTAATTTTTTTATGTACCGGACAATATCCGTCATTTAAAAGAATATTTTTTTCAGGTACTTGTTTTGCCACATAGCTTCCCAGATTTTCATCCGGAATAAAGAAAATATTTTTATTTGGCAATGCTTTTACAATTTTTACTGCGTTGGATGAGGTCACGCATACATCAGAAACCGTCTTTAAAGCGGCTGTTGAATTAATGTAGCATACTACTGCCAAATCCTCATATTTTTCTCGCATTTCCTGTACTTTTTTCGCTGATGCCATGTGTGCCATTGCACAATCTGCCTCTGCATCCGGCAATAATACTTTCTTCGTGGGATTTAAAATTTTGGCACTTTCCCCCATAAAAGAAACACCTGCAAAAACAATAATTTCTGCCTCTGTCTCTCTTGCCTTTTTTGCTAAATAATAGGAGTCGCCTACAAAGTCCGCAACCTCCTGAACTTCCTTTGGAACATAATAATGTGCTAAAATTACTGCATTTTTTTCTTTTTTCAGCTGTTCGATTTCCTCTTTCATGGCTTTCATTTTCTCTTTCCTCCTGCCAAGCATTTGACAGCTATTATACACCATGTTTTTACAAGTGACAAGACAGTTGTTATTTTTTATTTTTACAGTAATTCACCTTTTGGCTTTTCTCTTATTTTAACCACTATATTGCTTATTTTCGTTTTTGAATATGGGAATTCCAACAGTCTTTACGAGGCTATGTATGGGACTGTGTACTTGCGAGACATTGTTTATCAAGAATTATTACGCCGTGGCTATAAAGTCACAGTAGAAAAAAACGGCGATAAGGAAATCGATTTTGTGTGCCATAAGCGAGATGAAAAGCTACATATTCAGGTTGCCTATCTGCTTGCCTCCGAGGAAACTGTTCAACGTGAATTCGGAGTATACGATACAATCCGAGACAATTTCCCGAAATATGTGGTTTCTTTAGATGAATTTGATATGAGCCGCAATGGTATCAAGCACCGTAATATCCGTGATTTTCTCTTAGCTGAAGAATGGAACTAAATAATAAAGGAGTTGTTGCTTTCAGTGATATTTCTAACCACCATGAAAAGCAACAACTCCTTTGTTTCTGAAAAACTATTTAATTTTTTCTGCCTATAATAATCACATGATTGCTCATGTCTATAATTGATTTTTCCGAACATACAGACAAGTGATATTTAAGCCATATTTCAAATTGTTCATTGTTCCACTGGTCTACTCTATTATGAAATAAAGGTGCTAATCCATCCTGTGCAAATTGGTCTATACATTCTATGCCATTATCTTTATATAATTTCTGCATTTCATCGTATGATGAATAATATGTATCAGTCCAAAAGCATTTTGGATTATCATGTAATAACTGACATAACAAGCATCTGATTAAGATATAATCTTGGAATATATGCTGTAATAAGATATCCACCTTTTTTCAAAACTCTTATAGACTCGCTTAAGCATTTATTCCTTGACATATCATCGGTTAAATGATAAAAAGGGCCCATGTTTAACACCACATCAAAGCACCCATCTTCAAAACATCTCATATCAGTAGCATCTAATACTTTTGTTTCCATTGAATATGTTCTATCCTTTAACTGTTCGTTTATTATTTTAATATGTCTTGGTGTTATATCTGTTGCTGTGAGATTATGTCCTTTATCTGCCAAATAAAAAGCATAAGCACCTGTACCAGCAGCACAATCTAAAATTTTCAAATTACCCTTCAACAATTTATCAAATTTATATATTGTTGTTAAAAATTCTATTCTCCTTGCATTATTAGTCGTAATTCTATCTTCTTCTCGATAATTTTCATAATAATTTACTACTTCATTACTCATAAAATTTCTCCGCAACTTAGTCAAGACACCTTATCTTCCTGCCCAATAGTCCACCGCTTTTACAAGAAACTCGCCGCACCCTTTTATATTCTTATCATAATATGCAAGAAATCTCTCATCGGCTATATACATAGACGCCAGCCCTTTATGTGCCTGAGCAGAATATTCCTTCCATGTATATCCCAGCCAGTCCTTATGCAAAAGCACAATTCTGTGTCCTGTTTCGCTTTCGGGCAATTCTTTGTTTCTTACAGCTTCTTCTAACTGACGAAGCACTTCCTTTTCCAGATTTTTAAATCTCTCGTAATCTGCCTCGGACAGTCCCATAATTTTTTGATTTGCCTCATCAACAG
The DNA window shown above is from Blautia hansenii DSM 20583 and carries:
- a CDS encoding PfkB family carbohydrate kinase, whose amino-acid sequence is MTIKEIAKLAGVSISTVSKIVNNKADNINIETRNRVLKIVKEYNYTPYGTAKNISNAKTFVIGVLLRHSTLLNLMLKGIMDMAQKHGYNVLLCDSMDSEEKELKHITALCRHHVDGVIWEPVSENSIQYEHYFQEQDIAVSYINSSLPEASHCLDFMQMGYLAAQKLLDYRHTHIACLTKPGSFRSKMVFEGFKKCLFDNEIPYSEDMKLFVTDPDFYTQISLQGFTGIVSTHFEAALSLYEKVKSFHYHIPSDLSLISLREDAGDAICFPRISSLQIPYEAFGEKVCYHLIAACENLNEPEFTLFTSDNLTLDHEESLNAPPSCRYKKVISVGSINTDITLTVDELPSSGSTTVTTASCISLGGKGANQAIGAARLGREVILIGKIGNDYDSTVIYDTLKKEHVLTHGIRRSSASATGKAYIHVQKDAESCITVLPGANETLSPEDILSREHLFDGCGYCLISTEIPMNTCIQAAKTAHFHHAKNIVKPATLKALPTELLANADIFVPNKREAALLCPSENTVEKQADYFYRQGCPVIIITLGHQGSYVKTADFSGYFPAADFPSIDSTGGADAFIAAFASYLTEGYPLLNAVKIATHAAGFCISRTGVVPALIDRTSLENHIKMTEPTLLTLA
- a CDS encoding GNAT family N-acetyltransferase; translation: MVGETRRKEILKYISESDKPVSGTKLAELFHVSRQVIVQDIALLRAADCEILSTNRGYICQGTKKFVRVFQVCHTDEKIEEELNAVVDCGGTVIDVFVQHHIYGELRASLQISSRRQVKQFVEDIRTGKSRPLTNITSGHHCHTISADSEEVLELIEEAFQKMGIYEDERENMEITIRNAKLEEASVLAQIEAECFPKAEAASAEEIQKRMSTFLESFFVAEVQGEIAGFINGAVTDRPSLPDELYHNAALHKPDGAYQTVFGLDVREAYRNQGIAGKLLDFLSDTAKERGKKGVILTCKEHLLKFYGSHGFENFGVADSTHGGACWYDMRKMF
- the nadC gene encoding carboxylating nicotinate-nucleotide diphosphorylase translates to MNDITMKLNADNLIKMALQEDISSEDVTTNAVMRNRKQGEVQLICKQDGIIAGLGVFERVFKLLDETTEVEFYAEDGDEVKNKQLLGVIRGDIRVLLSGERTALNYLQRMSGIATYTHQIAELLKETKIKLLDTRKTTPNMRIFEKYAVKVGGGYNHRYNLSDGILLKDNHIGAAGSVKKAVEMAKEYAPFVRKIEIETENLEMVKEAVEAGADIIMLDNMTPEVMKEAVKLIDGRAETECSGNVTKENIERLVEVGVDYISSGALTHSSPILDLSLKNLHEV
- a CDS encoding L-aspartate oxidase is translated as MNKIKADVLIVGTGASGLFAALHIPSDMQVILITKDDLKNSDSYLAQGGICVLRDENDYESFMEDTLKAGHYENRKESVDIMIRSSREVINELISYGVDFAKRDGKLDYTREGCHSKARILFHEDITGEEITSKLLMAVKKLPNVKIMEHTTMLDLIEKDNTCMGILAETENEECMGIQAEHTILASGGIGGLYQHSTNYPHLTGDALAIAMRHKVELENIDYIQIHPTTLYSLKPGRRFLISESVRGEGAKLYNAKGERFANEVLPRDMMTKEIHKQMELDNKPYVWLDMTVLGEKVILNHFPHIYERCLEEGYDVTKEWIPVVPAQHYFMGGIHVDADSKTTMKSLYAVGETSCNGVHGANRLASNSLLESLVFAERAAKNIEKNREKCKTNDADFDKLYQETQECIVSQKECLAEVYKNEILKEIERERQAK
- the nadA gene encoding quinolinate synthase NadA; this translates as MKAMKEEIEQLKKEKNAVILAHYYVPKEVQEVADFVGDSYYLAKKARETEAEIIVFAGVSFMGESAKILNPTKKVLLPDAEADCAMAHMASAKKVQEMREKYEDLAVVCYINSTAALKTVSDVCVTSSNAVKIVKALPNKNIFFIPDENLGSYVAKQVPEKNILLNDGYCPVHKKITVETVRQTKAKYPQVEFLAHPECTEEILAEADFIGSTSDIIGYAEKSSKKEFLIGTEDGVFAELMKKCPEKSFYSVMQGQCCADMKKVTLEKVRDCLKEEKYEVEITEDTREKAQKALDKMLELAK
- a CDS encoding ATP-binding protein; the protein is MYLRDIVYQELLRRGYKVTVEKNGDKEIDFVCHKRDEKLHIQVAYLLASEETVQREFGVYDTIRDNFPKYVVSLDEFDMSRNGIKHRNIRDFLLAEEWN
- a CDS encoding class I SAM-dependent methyltransferase translates to MSNEVVNYYENYREEDRITTNNARRIEFLTTIYKFDKLLKGNLKILDCAAGTGAYAFYLADKGHNLTATDITPRHIKIINEQLKDRTYSMETKVLDATDMRCFEDGCFDVVLNMGPFYHLTDDMSRNKCLSESIRVLKKGGYLITAYIPRLYLNQMLVMSVIT